GCTCGACCTGGCCGGGGATCGCAAGACGATTTCCTCCGCAGGCAAAGAGTTCCGCCGCCGACTCGCCCTTTCGCAAGGGGTGGTCGAAGAGTTGCTCCAAACCGAGTCCGATAACACCGCTGTGAAGAAGAATATCGCGGAGTTGCAAAAGTCGTACGACGCGATGCAGCAGGCCGATGGGGAGGAGAAGTTCGACGTCGCCGATGGTCTGCTCAACGAAGTTGTCGAGGACGCCGAGGTGGTGCGGATGCTGGTGAAAGCAGCGCAGCAGTTCGAGGAGTCGGTGGCCCAGCTCAAGCCCGAAATGACCATGGTGAAGAAGTTTCGCGTGGCCAATCCCACCGACGCTCAGATGGCTAGTCAAGCCTTGGCCATTGCCGCTCATCAGCGCGCGCTCTCGGCAGCCGATCGGGGGAACTTCGTGAAGGCGAGCGAGGAACTCGGGACCGCACGCGCGGCAGCCTTCGAGCTATTTCCCGACGGTGCCACCGAAGCCCGCGCGTTTGAGTTCGGCTGGCAACAATCGCTCCCTCGAATCGAGGAGGCGCTGCGGGTGACTAGCGATAGCCCGTATGCCCAAAAGCTGCAGCAGGGAATTCGGGATGTCAAAGCACAGATTGAGAAAGATGCCGAGAAACTGAAGTTCGAACGCGCGAGCCTGACGATCGACGATGCCCTGCTGCTGGTGCAAGGTTTGCGCTATGCTGTCGCCGACTGGGAGGTCTATGTCGGCTCGAAGGAGCGTGTCGAGAGCGTGATCGCAAGCGCCGACAAAGTGAGCGCTAATTCCGATGCGCAAAAAGCATTTCGCACCACCTATGTCGCAGCGATGCAGCAGGCGGAAGTGGCCATTCATGCTGGCGATTTCCCACTGTCGAAGCAAAAACTGGGAGAAGCGCAAGAGGCTGCCCTGGGACTCCTCGCCACTGGTCCGGGGGCCGATGCCCTGCAGTACTTCACCGAGGTCGATGCCGAGCAGAGTCGCTTGAAAGCGGCCGATAAAATCGTCCCCAAGTGTGGCGTCGTCACTGAGGCGAAAGAGGCCTACGACGAAGCGCGTGAGTTCCTCCGCGGCTCGGTCGATCGCGCAGAATTCGATAGCGCGCTGGCCGAACTCGATCTCTGCCGCACCCGCGCCTATCAGCTCGAAACCGAGCACAAAAAGTACGAAGCAATCGAGCGTCTGCAAAACAGTTATCAAAGCGTGCTCGATGCCGCAGCCACTGCCGATGTCACCTTGCCCGGTGTCGCGGCAGCCAAGAACGAGTTCGACGACAAGCTCGAGTTTGTCGCGCCGTTGCTCGATACCAATCTCGATCAAGCGCTCGTCAAACTCAAAGAAGCAGTGACTCTCGCCCACAAGGTGAATGGCCTCATCGAACAAGCAGCCAAGCAAAAGAGTCGCAAACAAGAGCTCGACCAAACGATCGGTCTGGCAGGCAAAACGTACCTGCCACCCGGCTCTACCGACGAGCTCTCGAAGGGAACGGTCGCCGGGACCGATACGCTGTGGGATTTCTTCTTGATTGCGTCGAGCGTAGCGGAAACGACGCGCGATGCCGCCAGCTTCACGAACCTCGAGCTGGCTGCGAAGTCCTGGCTCGCCGACTTAAAGGCCCGCGATCCCAACGACCCGCAAGATCCCCAAGTGGCCAAGCGCAAGCAGGCGTGCGAAACCGCTATCAAGCAAGCCAAGCACTTGAAACTCGCCGCCCGATTCAGCGAGCTCGGAGATCTTCCGTGGGATGCCGCCACCGAAGACAAAGCGGCCGACCTGCAGATGCAAGCGTTGTTTGAAACAGGCGACCGTCCGATGGAGCAAGCGGGCGATAGCGCGTTTGGTGCCAAGTGGATCGTGAGCCAGGACTTTGCCAATGGCGAAGGGAAACGCGAGTTCGTTTACAAAGCGGCCTTTGAAACCGATGCGTCCGAGATTCAAGGCTTCCCACGAGGGAGCGAACCGGTGCGCGAAGTGCTCGGTGACGAGCTCGCCAAACAACTCAAGGCGATGACCGGCCTGGAAATGAACGTTCCCGAAACGCGTATCGTTTCAGTCGATAGCGAGAAACTCAATCCGGCCGATCCAGGGCGGAGTGTGATCGGCTCGGCGCAGGCAGCAGCGCCGACCATCGGCAGCGTGGTGAAGCTGAAGGATTCGAATCCCGAGGCGATGAAAAAAGTGACTCCCAAATCGGCGCAGAAAGCCGCGCTGTTCGATGCCCTCGCGCTGAACGTCGATCGTCACGGCAACAATTTCCTCGTCACCCCTCCGGGCGAGTCGGGGGAGAGCGAACTGGTGCCGATCGACAACGGACTCGCCTTCCCATCGCGGGAAGGGATGGAAGCGCGGCGCGGCCGCAATGCCTCGATGAGTGCCTTTTCCGATATCCGTTCGGCCTACGAACCGTTCGATCCCGAGATCCTCGCCGGAATCGAGATGATCGACGAAACCACGCTGATCGCCGGGATGAAAGCCCGCACCAATACGCTGCAAGCCGAGCAGCCCGCACTGAATGTGAAGACGGTCACTCCCGACGCGCAGATGGATCTCCTGGCGCGGAACATCAAGTTCCTCAAGAAAGCGGCTCCGCGCGTTTCTCCAGCGGTGATGATGGACCTGCTGATGGAAAACGCCGTGGCGATTTTCGATTCCCCCGACGCTGATTTCGAGACTGCCATCGAAGCGGTGATCCAAAAGGGAGAAACTCGCGACAAGCACCTCGCTCCGCTGCTCGACATGACCGACGAGGAAAAACTGACGCTCTACACCGATCTGTGGAAGCTCGGATGGTGCCACGGCTACGGCAACCCACGCAAGAATCCCGGTGGCGCGGCCGCCACGCTGCTCTTCAAAGTCTGGTGCCTTCGGAACCCGCGCGAAGCGCTCACCCTCACGCGGCGCAAGAAGCCCAATCCAGCGATCCTGGCCGAAACGGCCCGCTATGTCCAAGAGATCAAAAACGTCGATCCGGCGAGCGACATCGACGCCAAACTCGCTGGCCTCTCTCCTTCCGAAGCACGCGACAAAGCCCATCTGGTCCTTCGCGGCGACATGATGAAGAAGGGGGTAAAGGAAGTGAAGCAGATCCAAAAACTCGAAGCCGACTTCCTGGTCGAATTCCCCGGCGAACCGTGGGATCCGCGCGACAGCGACGCCTATCGCCTCTATCAGAAGTACAACGCCAAAAGCTTTGCCGAGGTGAATGGCCAAAAACTCGACAACCTGCCCTTTGCTGATCGCTGGAATTTGCTCGAAGAATACCTGAAAAATCTCGAGAAAGAAGCACTCAAGGGAGAACTTGATGTCATTCGCCAATCCCCTCCGTTCCTCGAAATGAACGCCGCGTTTGGCAAGTATGGAGAGCGGGTCACTATTCCGAGCTACTACAAAACGGAAGCAGCCCTCGGCATGCTCACCGCTTGGGAAGAGCTGAAAGCGCTCGGTGGTATCACCGCCTTCATCGATTGCGGCGGCGACTGCGAAGCGATTGGTGGTGGACCGGAGTACATGCTCGCCGTCGTCCGGGGCGCTCGATCGGCCCAAGGCATCGACGTCGATGCATAACCCCCGTGCCCGTGACAAAAAATAACCTGCGTAGCAGCAGCCTGCTGCTTTTTAACTTGGAGGCCGCTGCTACAACGTAGCGGCCTCCACAGCCACACTCCGCCACGCTTGTATGGCCATCGCGATTGAACGACTCATCGAGCGTCCCGAGTGCCTTCCGCTCTTGGCCGACTGGCTGCTGGCCGAGTGGCCCGAGTCGGTCGGTCATGCGCGCTCCGAAGCGCTCATCAACATGGCGGGGCGCACCAACCTTCACCGCTTGCCCCTCGGGCTCGTGGCGTTCGACGATGGTTGGCCGGTCGGCATGGCGACCTTAGCCCTCGACCGAGCACCGCCGGAACTCGAGTTCAAAACGGCTTATCTCCCCTGCCTCACCACGCTGTATGTCGATCCACCGGCGCGCAGGCGCGGCATCGGCACGCTGCTGTGCGACGCCATCGCCGGCGAAGCAGCCCGACTCGGCCGGAGCGAAATTTTTCTCTACACCCTCGACGCCGCCGAGTTCTACCGCGCCCGAAACTGGCAGCAGCTGACCGATGCCACCCCCGTCTTCATGCGCCGCTCCCTTGCCACCTCGTAATAGACATCGATCGAGTGGAACAACTGGCATTTGCGCGCCACCAACTGCAAGCAGCTTGATCCCCCACGAAATCGGTAAAAAAGCCTTGTGTCGCGGTCGCCGCCCCCTAGAATCCAGCGATGTTGGTTCGAGCAGCGCTGGAGCGCCGAGTTGAAGCTCCAGCGAAAAAAATCGAGCGCTATGAATCCGCGATTCGTCTTCGTGCGTCAGCGTCAGGAACATGTCTCTATGTCCAACGACCTTGCAAGCAACTCCAACGCCGAAGCCGAGGCCTGGGTCAAGGAGGTGCGTCGCATCCTGAAGCGGATGGCGCTGCGGCTCGCCACGGAGGCCTCGCTCGAAGAGGCCGACCGCGCTGATGAAGCGAATCTGGCCGAAGGGATTCGGCAATCAGAAACGCTGAAACAAGAACAAGACCAAGTTCGGTTTGCGACGAACCAAATCGCCATCCAAGAGCTGACAGCGGTCGCCAGTTTGCTCACCCCCGTCACCCCGAAGTTTGCGCAGCTGATCGAAACCTATAGCGCCGCGAAGCTCGTGTTCGATAGCGCCGCTGCTGAAGCGGAAGCCAATGAAACCTACGAGCCATTTTTTTCCGACCAAATCGCGTTTCAGAAAGAGGTTGAGACCCTCGTCGGACTGCAGCCCGAGCACGATCAGCTTGTTGCTGCCAAAACGGAGATCGAGCAGTGGCAAACGACCGAGTCGTCGAAGGTCGACGATGTGGTGAAGCTGACCTCGCTTCCTTCCCTGCTGCTTGCAGCGCAAAGCAAACTCGCCACGCTCTACGACACGCTGAAGCTCCAAATCGAGCAGAGCGAGTATCTCACCGCGAAAGGTTTGCTGGCCGATGTCGACGCGCACCTCAGCTTGTACGGCGATGCCCAAGTAGCGCATGCGCAGGCCAAGGAATCGTGCGATACCGCCTGGTATCAAAACGTGGAGACGATACTCCAGCAAGCGCGCCAGGTGCCCACCGCAACCGGACTCGCCACTGAATTCAGCGAACTCGAGAAAGCAGCGCAGGCCAGCTACGACGAGTACAACAAGCAGGAATATGCCGAAGCTCAAAAATTGCAGCAGGCGATCATTGATAAAGCGCAGCTCCTGATCGAGAAGAACAAACTGAAGGTCGCTTGCGATTTCGCCTGGATTCAAAACGTTCAGCCGACCTTCTCGGAAGCGCAGCAAGTTCCCAATGTCCCCGGGTTGAACAAAGAGATTGGCGAGTTCAACAGCGCGTGCACGGAGAGCAACAACAAGTATTATGCGGGCGAGTATGTCGAAGCGCAAAAATTGCATCAGACGATCGTCGATAAAGCGCAGCTCCTGATCGAGAAGAACAAGCTGAAGATCGCCTGCGATAACGCCTGGAATCAAAATGTCCAGGCAATTTACTCGGAAGCGCAGCAAGTCCCGAACGTCTCCGGGATGCAAAAGGAGGGTGGCGAGTTTGTAAACGCATTTACCGCAAGCAACAACAAGTATTTTGCGGGCGACTATGCCGAAGCACAAAAGCTGCAGCAGGCGATCATCGATAAAGCACAGCTCCTGATCGAGAAGAACAAGCTGAAGATCGCCTGCGATAACGCCTGGAACCAGAACGTCAGCGCTTCCTACCTGCAAGCGCGAAAAGTGGGTGTCGTCCCTGAACTGAAGACTGCGATCGAAGCCCTCGACCTCGCCATGAAAGCGAGCAACGACGAGTACAACAAGGGAGCGTATGCCGAGGCGCAAAAGTTCCACCCGGCGATCGTCGAAAAAGCCAAAGAGCTCATTCAAGCTGGCGCAACCACGATGCTTGTGGCGCGTCCCGAAATTGGCTCGACCCAAGAGTTACTGGCAACTTCGAAGCTCAACTTGATGTCGACCGACGATCAACAACTCGTCACCGAATTGATCGACAAAGCGCCGACCGAAAAGCATAAGCAGAACCTTCGCAAAGCGGTTGCGAGCGGCCACTCGGCGAAAGAAATCTCCGATTTCGCCGCGAAAATTCGCTTCAAAGATGAAAAGTGGATTCAGGAAAACTTGCACGTCACCGTCACCAGTTCAGGGAAAGGCATTCAGCAGCAATTCAAAATGTCGTGCCAGGCAACCATGGTGCAGGCGGTTCGTGCGGAGCTCGATCCGATCTATGCCCTGCAGTTGCACGAAGAAAATTTCGATATCACCCAAGTGGGCAAAAGCGAGCAGACCGAGCTTGCACGTGAGCAAAAGAAGATGCTCGAAACCGACTGGGCCGAACTCAACACCACCTACGAGAGTCAAGCCAAACAGCGGATGGACAACGAAGACCCGACAACGAAACTAGCGCTCGAGCAACTTTTGGCCACCGCTACGACGAACAACGAGAAGAATCAGCTGAACTACGAAATCGGTCGCGCCGAGAAATTTTCTCCCGATGTCCTCAAGGCGTGGTTCGATAAAGATGTCAAGGGAAAGCGTTCCTCGGCGGGTGTCGCCGTGCATATAGGGAACCCAAGCCCCGAACATGGTCGCGGCCGAACAGGAGTCGATCTCCTCAACAAGAACCAAGCCAGCACCGGGCTGAAGTACGAGCAAGTCCTGGTCAATGACAGCACGCGCGAAGCAGCAGTCAACGACATCACCGCCGAGCTCATGCTCGGACGTCCGGTCCCACTCACGGTCGGTAGCTTCGAAGGACAGACGGCCCACTATGTCCTGGCCCTCGGCATTGTGCCGGGCAATCCCAAGTCGATCATCATTCACGATCCCGGTACTGGCACCACCGTGATGCGGACCGAAGATCAGCTGAAGAACAATCAAATGGATCTCCCCTCGACCTGGGGCCGCCTCACCGACTACGTCAAACCGACGCCGATTTAAGTACTCTCTCGGATGCACCACGCGAGTGGCAGCACCACTCCTTGGCGCGACACGACATCACCACAGCCCATCAGGGCGAAAGCATAGTTGGGTAAACGCATGGCGAACGATCTCAATCCCCATCAGCTCCTCGCGCGGCGACCGACGGAGTACCTCCGAGCAGGTTTCTTTGACCCGCCAGGAAGTCTGCGCGCGAGCTTGCTCGGGATCGATGCCTTTGCTGTCGCCACGCAGCTGATGCAGGGAGCCGCCTCGCCCGACGAAGTGACGATCACCTACGAGGCACTCCGCCAGCTGGTCGAGCAGCAGCCCGCCGGCGCAACTCCCCAGCGGCTCGGCGTTGCCCTCCCCGAAGCGCTGCAGCTGGTGCGGCGCATGCTCGGGATCGAGAACAACGATACCCTCGCCGCTTGGCTTTTCGATTGCCAGCCGTTTGTGCGAACCGACGACGATCTGCGCGCCTTTTTCGACCATTTTCAGGCTGTTTTACGGCAATACACGTCGCTCCTCGGCGTCAGCACTCCCCCCGCTGCTGACGCTGCTAACCCAAGCCCCGACGCACCAAGCCCCGACGCGCCGGGCGCCGAAGGCTAACAACCTCCCATCGCGCGCATGCTTCCCAGCTTCTCTTTACGAGGCTGGCCCGTTTTGCTACCAGTCGCACCGGCGAGGTCCCGCTGCGCGCAAACACCGCGCGCTGCTGTCACTCGGTGCTCTGCGCGACGAACTGAGTTCAACGCTGAACATCAGTCAAATTTCACCCCAGGTTGCTTGCAACCTGGGCCGCGAAGCGGCAAGAGGGACTGTAGCGACTGACCGACCACGTTGGCTCCAGCACGAACTTACCACTGCATTTAGTTTCACCCTAGAAAAACGCCATGAAGCCGTCACCGAAACAGCGACCCGACTACTTAGTCGTCGGCAGCGGCTTCTTCGGAGGAGTCTTCGCGCGCGTGATGGCCGAGCATGGTTTGCGCTCACTCGTAATCGATCGCCGCCCCCACTTGGCGGGCAATTGCTACACCCAATCGCAACATGGAATCGAGGTCCATCAGTACGGGCCTCACATTTTTCATACCAGCGACGAGCGCGTGTGGAAGTTCGTCAATCGCTTCGCCAAGTTTCATCACTACATCCATCGCGTCGTCGCCCGCTATGGCGAAACGACCTATTCATTTCCCATCAACCTGAAAACACTCGAGCAGCTGTGGGGAGTCCGCACTCCTGAGGAAGCCGCCGCGCGACTCCAAGCCGAATGCATCCCTCACGCGCAGCCTCAGAACTGCGAAGAGTGGCTGCTGGCCAACGTCGGTCGGCAAATCTACGAGACCTTTTTCGAGGGCTATACCACCAAACAGTGGAACCGCTCTCCCGCCGAACTCCCCGCGTCGATTGTCCGCCGAATTCCGATCCGTCTGGCCGACAACGATCGCTATTTTGACGACCGCTTCGAAGGGATTCCGATTGGCGGCTACACGCGGCTGTTTGAAAACCTGCTCGATCACCCGCTGATCGAAATCGAGACCGGTGTCGATTATCTGGCGAGTCGCAAGGAGCTATCGAGCATTGCCCCGAGCCTGGTTTATAGCGGCGCGATCGATGAGTTTTTTGACTATCGCTTCGGAGCCCTCGACTATCGTTCGCTCCGTTTTGTTTCGGAAGTTATTGACGGCGACTATCAAACGACGGCGATTGTGAACTACACCAGCGCCGCTGTCCCGTTCACACGAATCACCGAGCATAAACACTTTGCCGGAACACAGTCGAGCAAGAGCGTCATCACGCGCGAATATCCCGACGACTATGCTCCTGGTAGGACCCCCTACTATCCGGTGCGCGATCCGCAGAATGTCGCGCGCTACGAGCAATATCGTCGGCTGTCGCTGCAGCTGCCGGTGATTTTTGGGGGGCGACTCGGGAGCTATCAGTATTTCGACATGCACCAGGTGATTGCCCAGGCGCTGAGCAAAGCGGAAGCGGAACTCGCGCTGCGCGGTCAGGTGCAACAGCGACGAGCCGCCTAACCGTGCGCGCCTTCGGGGCAATAAACCAGCACCATCACCACGACGATAGAATCTCACCGACTCCATGCCTCATCACTTGACAAACTCGAGCAGCGCGAGCCCCGCATCGACCGGTCGACGCTGGCTCGTGATTTCACCGGTCGGTGACCGCTCGTGTCACTCGAGCTGGATAACCGGTCGCCCCCAGCGGCAGTTCGACTTGATGCTGATCTACTTTGGGGATCAGCCGCACTACGATTTTGGCGGGGCCGAACATCAGCTGCGGCGCAAGGGATTTAAATACCATTTGCTCGCCAGTGTGGTGGAAGAATATCGCGAACTTCTCGCGCAGTACGACACCATCTGGCTCCCCGACGACGACATCCGCACGACCCCGCGCGAGATCCACCAGCTCTTTGAAATCTTCGAGCGGCAGCTGCTGCTGGTGGCTCAGCCGGCAATTGCGTCGGGGGTGATTTCGTACCAAAGTTTGCGGCAACAGCGGCGCACGCTGCTGCGCTACTCGCCGCTGGTCGAAGTGATGTGCCCGATTTTTGCGCGCGACTATTTTTTGCAATCGAGCGCGCTCTTTCGCGAGAATCAATCGGCGTGGGGGATCGACTGGATCTGGTCGAATCGCTGTGCGGCCTCTCAGCGCGCGGTGATCGATGCGGTCGGCGTGCACCACACCGGTGTGCTGATGCAGGGAGACCTCTATCAAAAATTGAAAGCGCGAGGGATCAATCCGACCGAAGAGTTCCACGCTCTGGTCGAGCGCCATGGTGGCATCGACTGGTCGGTCCATCGTCAGCTGATCGAAGGGACCTTACCGATGGAGCGCATCGCAGCGGCTGGTCCGCTACTTGCGCTCTGGCAGCGTCTGACGAATCAGCGCGTGACGAATCAGCGTCTCGCGCTGCCGCGCCCGCAAGCTACATCGCAAAGCGCAGCTTAAACACCCGCATCTCAGCTGCGGCCTGCCTTACCCGTCGAGCAACCGTTCGCCACGGATCAGATCGGCCGGGGTTTGACGTTCACGCACCAGATGCGCGGTGCCATTCTTGATCAGCACTTCCGCTGCGAGCGGTTTGCTGTTGTAGTTCGACGCCATCACAAAACCGTAAGCGCCAGCTCGTTCGAGAACGAGATACTCGCCGATCCGAGCCGACGGAAGGGAACGCTTGCAAACGTAGCCCCCTTCCTCCTGCGTGAAGATGTCGCCTGATTCACACAGCGGACCACCCACCACCACATCGCGATCGGCGCGTTCGCCTGCATCGAGAGGGACAATCGACATCGGGTGATACGAGCCGTAGAGGATCGGCCGCGCGAGGTTATTAAAGCCCGCATCGAGCAGATAGAAGGTGTTGTTGCCCATCTGCTTGATCGCACGAATCTCAGAGACGAGATAGCCACTCTCGGCTACCAAGTAACGCCCCGGCTCGATCTCGAGCGAAATCTTGTGTCCCAGGGCTGCTTCGAGACGTTTGCGCGAAGCATCCCACAGTTCAAAATACTGATCGAGGTCGACGTAGGTCTGCTTGTCGTTGTAAGGAATCGGCAAACCACCACCGGCGCTGATCGTGGTGATGCTGCGACCCACTTCCAGCACGACGCGTTCCATCGCCGAACAAACTTGCGACAGATGTTCGAGGTCGGTGCCACTGCCGATGTGCATGTGGATGCCGCTGATCATCAGCCCATGGCGGTCGGCCTTCTGCAGGCAGTCGGTCAGCTGCTCGTGCCAAATGCCATGCTTGCTCTGCTCGCCACCGGTGTTGGTCTTTTGGCTATGCCCATGTCCAAAGCCTGGATTGATACGAAGCGTGACATGCGCGCCGGGCTTCACTGCGCCGAGTTGGTCGAGCATGTCGGGCGAACCGCAGTTCACCGGAATATCGAGTTTCACCACCGTGGCGAGCGCGTCGCGATCGAAAATATCGGCGGTGTACACAATCTCGTGATTCTTGCTTCCCGGCTTATAGCCAGCCGCCATCGCGCGGTGAATCTCGCCGGTGCTCACCGCATCGACCACCACACCTTTTTTGCGCATCAGATCGAGGATGGCGATGTTCGAACACGCTTTTTGGGCGTAGCGAATGACGTCGAACTTGGCCAGGTCGTCGATCCGCTCTTCGATGATCGCAGCGTCGTAAACGTAGGTCGGTGTGCCATAGTCGCGCGCGATGTCGGCGACACTCACACCGGCGATTTCGTGACGGATGGTAGAAAAAGTAGGTGTGGCGGGCATAGCGGCGGGCGACCTATGGAGAAAGTAAAGGCGTGGCGTTATGGAAAGAAAACTTGTGTGACAAATTGGATGGTGGATCGCGCTGCGTGCGGAACAATCGAAGGCAACTTGCTAGAACCCGAGCGACGCGGCACGTAGCCAGCGGAGTTGTTCAAAATACTGCTGCTGCTCGCGCTCGTCGAGCGGGGACGCGTGGTCGGCCTCGGCCAGCAGCAACTGCTGCTGCGGACCGGCGTAGGCATCGGTAATCAGCCGTTGATATTTGGGGGGGACGACCCGATCCTTCTGCGACAGGACAAACACAGCCGGCACCTTGGTTCGCGCAGCTTGCGCCACGCTGTCGAGTTCGGCCGGCACGTAGCGAGCCACCCCGAGATGCGCAAGCCCCAGTGAAACGAGCCCATACTGGCCATTAATGAGTGGTCGCAGCGGCGGCGGATTTCGCAAAATACAGCCGACAATTTGCCGGTAGCGGCTGGCGACATGCAGCGCCGTGGCGGTTCCTAAACTGTTGCCGGTGACGATGATCGGCGCGCCGCGAGCCTCGTCGATCAAAGCCTCGCACACCGCGCGAATGGCAGCGGCCAGCGATACGAGCGTCGCCCGTCCGCCACTCCCACCATAGCCGGGTGGATTCACCGCCCAGGTTTCCCCGGCCAGATCGCTCCAGGCATCGAGCGGATGGGGCCCGGCCCGTTCAGCGCGGCCACCAGTTCCACCGAGCTTCAGGACGTACAGCTGCGGCGCGCGATCGGTGTGAAATCGCTCGGTAAAGACCTCGACCGTAGCCCCCTCGAACGGAACCTCGCGACGGATCTTCGCCCCAAAGTCGATTTTGTCCCGACTCGGACAAAGCACCAAACGATCAGCCAGCCACTGAGGCAAATCGAAAACTCCGAACTGATTTCATCTGGGTGTCTACTAGCTGGCTTGTCCAGCAGTGAACCGTGCAACGGGCCGTCGACTTGAAGGAAACGGAACGATCCTGAGTGGCAGTGTCATCGGAAGATTCTTACTGCTGGACAAGCCAGCTAGTAGACACCCCGCAATACTCCTTGAACGCCAACTAATGCACGCGCATGCCGGGGACAGCGCCGCTGTCGGCATCGAGCAGGTAGACCTCGACACCACCTGGACCGCAAGCGGTGACCATCCCTTCGCTCAGCCCGAACTTCATCTGCCGAGGCTGAAGATTGGCAACCATCACCACCAATCGGCCGACGATCTCCTCGGGCTTATACGCCGCCTTGATTCCCGCGAACACCTGCCGCTTCACATCGCCGCCGAGGCCGAGTGTCAGCTTCAAAAGCTTCTTCGCTTCTGGAACCGATTCAGCCGACAAAACGCGCGCGACGCGGAGGTCGACCTTGGTGAAATCGTCGATCGAAATCAGCTCGGTCAGCAGCGGCTCGGCTTCGAGCGCTGCGGTCGAGTCGACCACTGGGCCTGCTGGCACATCGCCCGCTGATGTTGGGGTCGCAGCGGCGCCCTCCGCTGGTGCGGCGGCAGTCGTGATCGGATCGGGCACCTTACTCTCTTCAACCATGGCGGCAATATCCTTCGGATCAATGCGTTTCATCATGTGACTGTACGGGCCAACCGGAGTCCCCAGCAGCGGCGTTTGCGACTGGTCCCAGCTGA
This window of the Pirellula staleyi DSM 6068 genome carries:
- the lysA gene encoding diaminopimelate decarboxylase; translation: MPATPTFSTIRHEIAGVSVADIARDYGTPTYVYDAAIIEERIDDLAKFDVIRYAQKACSNIAILDLMRKKGVVVDAVSTGEIHRAMAAGYKPGSKNHEIVYTADIFDRDALATVVKLDIPVNCGSPDMLDQLGAVKPGAHVTLRINPGFGHGHSQKTNTGGEQSKHGIWHEQLTDCLQKADRHGLMISGIHMHIGSGTDLEHLSQVCSAMERVVLEVGRSITTISAGGGLPIPYNDKQTYVDLDQYFELWDASRKRLEAALGHKISLEIEPGRYLVAESGYLVSEIRAIKQMGNNTFYLLDAGFNNLARPILYGSYHPMSIVPLDAGERADRDVVVGGPLCESGDIFTQEEGGYVCKRSLPSARIGEYLVLERAGAYGFVMASNYNSKPLAAEVLIKNGTAHLVRERQTPADLIRGERLLDG
- the glf gene encoding UDP-galactopyranose mutase, which produces MKPSPKQRPDYLVVGSGFFGGVFARVMAEHGLRSLVIDRRPHLAGNCYTQSQHGIEVHQYGPHIFHTSDERVWKFVNRFAKFHHYIHRVVARYGETTYSFPINLKTLEQLWGVRTPEEAAARLQAECIPHAQPQNCEEWLLANVGRQIYETFFEGYTTKQWNRSPAELPASIVRRIPIRLADNDRYFDDRFEGIPIGGYTRLFENLLDHPLIEIETGVDYLASRKELSSIAPSLVYSGAIDEFFDYRFGALDYRSLRFVSEVIDGDYQTTAIVNYTSAAVPFTRITEHKHFAGTQSSKSVITREYPDDYAPGRTPYYPVRDPQNVARYEQYRRLSLQLPVIFGGRLGSYQYFDMHQVIAQALSKAEAELALRGQVQQRRAA
- a CDS encoding GNAT family N-acetyltransferase; protein product: MAIAIERLIERPECLPLLADWLLAEWPESVGHARSEALINMAGRTNLHRLPLGLVAFDDGWPVGMATLALDRAPPELEFKTAYLPCLTTLYVDPPARRRGIGTLLCDAIAGEAARLGRSEIFLYTLDAAEFYRARNWQQLTDATPVFMRRSLATS
- a CDS encoding alpha/beta fold hydrolase — protein: MPQWLADRLVLCPSRDKIDFGAKIRREVPFEGATVEVFTERFHTDRAPQLYVLKLGGTGGRAERAGPHPLDAWSDLAGETWAVNPPGYGGSGGRATLVSLAAAIRAVCEALIDEARGAPIIVTGNSLGTATALHVASRYRQIVGCILRNPPPLRPLINGQYGLVSLGLAHLGVARYVPAELDSVAQAARTKVPAVFVLSQKDRVVPPKYQRLITDAYAGPQQQLLLAEADHASPLDEREQQQYFEQLRWLRAASLGF